The Haloarchaeobius litoreus DNA window GCTTTGAATCGTCTCTATTTCGTGTGCCGAATACTATGTATTGGTCGTCGAAAACCAGCTCCAAGAGCAGTACTATCTGAATCTTTTCAGCAAGCAACTCTCCCATTTCCATCGCTGCTTGCATGGTGTCGAATCGATAGGAAATCGCCCAGTTCAGATCATCCGAATCCGTCTCAATCCAGAGCTCGATACTATCGTCGGACTCGGATATTGATATTTCCCGATGATAACCAGCGTCGCTGAGAAAGCATGAGAAGCAAACTTCTATTTCGTCAGTGGTTGGTTCGGCTATTGACCGGTTGATTTCACCTCCACATTCTGGACATTGAGATTGCACTGGATTTTGGTAGATTATTCAGGACAATACTTCTGTCGGCAGTTGTCGAATTGAACCACAGAATTGTTTCCACATCGATGGTGCATGAACGTTATACACCAAGAGGCTAACCAGCCTGGCGACAATGCCAGACAACGACCAAGAGTACGATAAGGAGAGTGTGAACCTATGGGTCGATCCAGAACGGAAAGCACGCTGGAAGCAATTCGTGGACGAGGAAAGCGACTTCCAGTACTTGTCTCAACTCATCCGGAAAGCAGTTGAGCGCGAAATCCAGCAGAGTGACGACGATGGAAAGGCGGTCGAATTATCTGAGAATGTTGTTGGCCACTTCGATAACCTCCAGAACAGCATTGCCGAACTGGAGCAAGTCATGCAGGAAGCCGAGAAGCGGCTGTCTGGAATTGAGAGGGAGGTGAGGGACGACCCACAAGTGCGGCAGCTTGCTAACGAGGTGTTTGAGATACTTCCGTCTATGGACGAGATCAAGCACTACGAAATTCACATCGCTGACGGTGCAACCCCACCCGAACACATAGCGCCGAGAGCACAGGCAGGAACGGTCGAGGGTATCGCTGATTCGCTCGATATTGAGCCACACGAGGTCAAAGCTGCTCTCGACCGGCTTCAGCAGGACACCCACCAAGTTCACACTACAGACTGGAACGGTGAGACGCGCTACTACAAGGGGGAATAACTCATGGACGACTGGATTGACCGGCACCTTGAACGGGTGAAGGCAAAGAAAGCAGAATCGTCCTACGAAACGCACTACTCCAATCTCAAGAACTTCAACTGCTGGCTGGAGAATCAGGACGAGCGGTTGACAGAACTCAGGACGCTCGATCTTGAGGACTACTTCCTAGAGCAGATGGAGCAGGGCTATGCACCAAACACTATCGCAAGTCGTTACGAGTCAGTGCGGGCGCTGTTCAATCGACTCTCAGGCCGGTTCGAAGCTATTGAGGAAAACCCATTCGAGGATTTGGAGCGAAAGGAGTTCGTTGAGAAGGACACCAAGAAACACAACAACGCCGACCTCGTCTACGTTACTCCTGACGAGAAGGAAGCGATGTGTGAGAACGCACCGGCACCGAGGCTACGAAACGAACTGATTATCCGGTTGATGTGGCAGACTGGTATTCGAAAAGTCGAACTCAACGAAATCGAACTTGATGACCTGGATCGAGAAGAACGCCGGATAGAAGTCTGGTCAAACAAGAGCAAGGAATGGCGTTCGGTGTTCTATCAGCCGTCACTCGATATATTGCTCGACCAATGGCTAGATAACGGTCACCGGGACTCCTACATGCCCGCTGCATCGTCCCCGTACTTGTTCGTAACCGAGCGGTCCGAACAGCTCCACGATTCGACGGTGACGGACAAGGTTGTGAAGCCTGCCGCCGAAGCGGCCGGGATTCAAGAAGTGATGTACCAGGACCAAGGCGGGTGCAAACGGTATCGGGTCACGCCTCATGCGCTTCGTCACGGCCATGCAGTGACTGCACTGAAATCGGATATCGACGTGCGCCGCGTTCAACAACACCTAGGTCACTCTTCGTTGGACATCACGATGGAGTATCTCCAATTTATTGACGAGGACGTAAAGGAAGCATACGACCGGTTCGGTAGGAAAGACTGAACAAACTAGGAATCGCCTCAACTCTGCTGTACCCACGGATATGCTTCACCACATCCGTGACAATATGAGGGTACATCCTTATCAAACGAGCCAGCGACACCATCAACCTGATAATTTCCTCTGATAATTGAATCGCATTCTGGACACTGGTGGATTGTTTCAGACCCACACTGTTCGCAGAAATCTTGTCGGGTAGTTGGTTGGGAATCGTAGTATACAGTAATCTGATGGCCATTCTCAGCGCAAACTTGCATTGGCTCGTAATCTGCCATGTACAAGCATTCTAATTAATCCGTGAAAACAATTTTGCCCACCTATTTCCGGCGAATGTCATATTTTTCACCTGCCCAAGCTGCGAACGGTCTTCCCCGGTCTTTCACACCAAATTCCTTGAAGACCTCTAATTCAGACAGGTCCATTCCATTAGGAACCTCTAATATAGTGGCCTGCTCTTCACTATATACAATCGCATACCTCTCCTCCATCCGAATCGAGTCAATAATGTCTGCATCTTTACTGAAGTCTAGAATATTATTGGGGATTTCAACGGCTTCACCTCCCAGCGATAGCTTAAACTCCTGCTCAGGCATATTAGCCGCGGACACTGAGATTGTGATGATATATTCTCCCGGACGGATCTCGTGACGAGCCTCTTTCGGATAGTCAAAAGACGTTTCTCTCTCCGGCGAAGCAGTCAATATCGTATTATCTTCCGGCCTTAACCAGAACACATCTAACAATCTTCTGCTATCTCTGGATATTGATATTGAATGAGGATAGCTAGTTTCGTTCCACCTTGTCTCAAACGAATTTGAGACATTACTAAATTCTACTCTGGCCGAACAATCCTGTGCATTCTTTAGACCATTATTTCTGACTGGGATTCTAACCGCAATCAAATTTTGGCTGGTAATTCTCCGTTCCTGCTCGACGCTGTAGCAGTTTTTAGGATAACGTGTGACCTCTGGCTCCTCAATTTTCATATGCGGTTTCCTAACCAAACTGAGGACCTCAAATAGGACTAGAGGTGTCGCACCAAGCAATGAACCAATTACGACATCAGGTAAGTTAATACAGGCCTCAAGTATCCAAATGGCGGATATGATTGAGATTGTTACAACTGCAACCTTCGAATATTGTTTCGTTCGATAACTAACCATAGAGTACTTTGGGTGCATTTCTCTTGTTAATTTGACGAAATCTCAATGAGGATTGGTAAGAAACATGAACTATAAGTTAGTCTTGGCGGTTCGATTTTCCGGAGGTGATAGGGACTCACCGACGAAAACACCCGTTCCGGTCGAAACTGAGAGCGCCAATCAGACAACCTCAACTCAAGAGAAAATCCATGAGCGAAAGCGAAACCGAATCCGCGGAAGCAGAGTTCGACAGCAAAGAAGCGTTCTTCGCGGCCGTCCGAGATGGCGGCGCAGTCCTCGGAGAGCTGGAATACTACACCGAAGGAAGTGGCTCAGCTACGAGCTACAAAGCACGTACGGATGACGGCGAGGTGGAGGACATCAAGAAGTCCGACGTAGAATCTGCGTGGGAGGAGCACCACGACGCCGAACCCAACGACGAATCCGGCGAGGAGGACGACGGCTCCGAACAAGTGCATCTCGGGACGTTCTACTTCAGCAAGGCCAACTGGGACACCGACCAGGACCGTGAAACGCTGGAAGAAATGCTCGAAGAAGCTGGTTGGTACATTGATAGCGAAGTGGACTCCGGTGGTTACCGAGTCAAGACGGAGCGGGAGACATAGAGCCATGCAGTACGACAAGTGGAGTGACGAACCACTGGCCGTGTGTGACGAGTGCGAAGAGCTGTTCAATTGGCGCTCAAGTAACCGGACCGGTATCTGCCCACGATGTGAAATCCGTAGGGATCGTGGACGGGGTTGACCGGCAGATCAATCTGATTCATCCAAAGTAATTTCAGTCCGCTTACTCAGGGTTGCTTATGTCGTCAGGCCGCGACCGAATATTCGGTATAGATTTCAGCGGGTCGAAAAGGCCAGGCAGATCTATCTGGATCACAGAGGGAAAAATTCAGAATAAGAATCTGGACATAATAGACTGCCAACCCGCAAGTGATCGCTTTAACAAATCGACCCGAGATGATGTATATCAAGAACTTCGGAACTTGGTCAAGTCGCATCCTGCAGCGGTTTTTGGCTTTGATTTCCCATTCAGCCTTCCAGAGCCAATAGTCAACCACGTCATTTCCTGGCCCCAACATTTAGCAGATCTCGAAAAACGGCTTGCGAACAAATCAGCCAAAGAATTCCGGAAGAATTGCGTTGGTCGAGCAACAGTCAAATCTGGTCAATCTGGATATCTCCGACGTGAAACGGACTGGCGTTACGGAGGCCAATGCCCATATCAACCGCAGCTCCAGTCCCAGACGTTCTATGGTCAGAAAGATCTGCTCCGGCCATTAATCACGAACCAGGAAGCCAAGGCCCTGCCGATGCAAAATAGGTCTAACAACCATCCCTGGCTCATAGAGGTCTATCCTGCAGCTACGTTGAGCGCGCTAGGGCTGTATAGACAGGGGTACAAAAATCACCCTGAGTCATCAGATCGACGTGCGGAAAATATCAATGGATTACGAAGCCATGGTGCTCAGATTAGCAAGTCGGTTGCAGACAAAGCCCGAAAATCCGATGATGCACACGATAGCATCACGGCGGCCGTCGCAACGTTTCGTGCGTATCTCGACGGATTTCCAGTAGCTAATCGTGGAGCTGATATTGAGGGTCAAATCTTCCCATAACTTGATTGGTCCGGTGCAGTTCCCTGTAGGAATGTTTGTAGCAGGATGGTCGCGAGCCTTAACGCGGGTATAGATAATTATGGCCTTTACACAAACGCCTGTAAATGGAATAATGGCCCTGTGCAGTGTGGCGGTTTCCTTGAAACGATTGTGTATAGCTTAGTTCTCTACATGTAGGGAAGATAAGATCCACAAGAGGAGGTGGGACTGTTCTCCGCATAAATGTAATATCTAGGTTAGCCGGTAGTTAGCATTGGGTCAATATGAAGAACCACACTACAGTCACAGTCCACGAGGATACACATCTTGCCCTCAAGCGCGTTTGTGAGATCCATGAATACGAGTCGATGCACCAGTTCATCCTACAGCAGGTGCTGAAAACGGACGAAGCCAACGAGCAAGTCGCGATCCCGACTGGTCTGCGGCGAGCCTTGGAACGTAGAGCGAACGATTTCGACGAATCAAGCCTGACTACTCCGGCAAATGACCCGAAGTAATCCCCGATCCAGCGATAGCACTGCAGACAATCAGACCAAGAGACAGCGGCGACAACACGGTTCCAATACGTCGGATAAGCCAGACAACGGAGCAGGGAAAGGAACGCGGCCTCATGGCACTGCTGGCATCTCTCTATCCATGCCGGGCTATGCACAAGCCGAGGCACCGAGCCTCATTGAAACGTTGGTGGACAGCGACATTCCTGAAGAAGTCGAACGGCTAGTTGGATCCGAGCTTAACCAGGATCACATTCTTGCTAATCTCAATGAGGTTGAACTGACGTGGTGACGGTATACGTTGCTGAATAATTTTGAGATGGTTCTTGCATCACACCCACCTCAAGAGTCGATTTGGCAAGGGCGGGATATGCGAATGGAAGCGGGTCTAAATGACGGACGAACTGCGCTTACTCCGGAACAGATACACCAGCTCCGAGATTCGTTCGACGCTGCCTACGAACGGGCGACTCGATCTCGAGGGGGATGGCAACAGCGACTTCTCTCCGAACAGCAGTCAGAGCGACGTATTATCAAAGAGCGCGAACAAGCACAGGAAGATCGGAGTTGGCTATCCAAGCTGATAGGTTAAATTGATAATCTAGTGACGGTGTCCTTACCAACATAGTTGTCGTTATGGCAATCACAGTAAATACCCTCGGAGAAGTACCAGAGGGAAGTGGGTACATCGTTGAGGTTGGGTTAGAGGGGACTAACCACCCAGCAAATCAGATAGATCGAGACCGGATTCGTGATGAGTTGGGAATCGGAGAGTGGTACGTCAGAACCGGAAATCGGACCGAAGAACAACAGCTGACTGAACAAATTGAAGAGCACGTCAGTCATACTCGACTTCCAGCCTATCTTATCCTACCAATCCATCCAGAAGAGGCCGATGAAGCCGTTGTAGTTCACTTGGATAATGTTGAATCGGAACGATTAGCTTGGGAGATACTGCAGATCGCAATCTCGAATATGCGTGAATTGAGTGAAAAATCGGACCCAAGAGCGTCGAGTTTAGCGAATCAAATATCAACAGACGATAGTTTGAAAGTACTCTCTGTTGGCGCAAATATCATAACCGTAATTCAGTTCGTTGCTTGAGAATTGCATTAATCAAACTCTATCGAAGTGGTCGTAAACCTTCTCGGTGGTCTGGATCGTTACGTGGAGGAGGCGGTTTCGCACGTCGTAAAGGGTATTTTCATCTTCGCGGTTGAGCATTCTATAGGCAACTGAATGCCGCAGGGTATGCGGTGTCACGTCCGTTGGCTCACCATTACCCCGAACAGTATGTGGCCGGACTTCAGCCCCTACTGCTGCCCGGCTCACCACATCTGGTACGGCCTCAGTGGTCATACGCTCCGGATGGAGACAAGGAAGCGACCACGCTAAATGTCTGAGAGAGTGGAATTTTCTATAGCAGCCCTAAGACCGCTTCAATGATTGCTGAAATCACGCCGGTGTTGTAGATTAATGAAAGAACGGCTGCTATTCCGGCTAACATGGCGATTCTCGTTGGCCATGGCTCCAGACGTTCTCGCCGACTGTTGACGTGGATGGTTTCTATCTTGTGGCAGTTGGAAACTTCCTCCTCATCCCCATATGTGAATATGAGATGGATGTCATAATCACCTGGTTCGGCGTCTTCATCAATATCGAACGTCAATAATAGCGGGTATTCGCCATCTGGAGTCATCGCCTCAGCGGTTGTACGTGGGAAAAGCCGGGGGAGAATCTCTTCCGCGCCCTCAATTTGATTCTCTGGAGTCTCCATATTGCGCCCCCAGGTAATGTCATCAACGAAGAAAACATCCGGGACCCCGAAAGTAGTCCCAACGGCGTGGAACTGGATGGTTTCGGCCATATCCTGTCTGAAAGCCTCCTTGCCTAGAATAATTTGCCTGATCTCGTTTTCCTCAGAGTCAACAATTCCGTTTACTGGAGAAACAGCTGCGCCATGAGCGCCATCGAAAATATCCGGATGGTGGTGATAAACAGTTAGTTTGTGTCTGTCTGGAAGTCCATATCCACAAATAAACAGAGGGATGTGGAGTTCGTCACCAGGATTCACCGATGCGGACTGTGGGAGAGCGACTAAAGTAAAGCTGGATGTCGCCTCTGGAACAGCCAGGGCCTTATCTAATTCCTCCTGGACCCACTCAGGTGTGTCACCCCAAAGCTCCCGAGTCGACTCATCCATCTTGAATGGGATATTCAATCCGGTCTCTTGTATTTAAGGGATTCTTGGATAGCTTGTGAGGTCAACTTCTGTAGCAAATCAGCTGGTAGAAGAATATGTGACCATCCAGGAACGAGTTATCAATCGTTACTCACTGGCCTGCGCCGACAGCTTGATTTCCCAGCAAGGCGGGCGGCTCCTCCTGAGTAATACCTCCTCGGCGATAGCCTAGTTGTCCTGACCCGCTGAACCTCGAAATACACCACATCGTCCTACTTCGCAAGGCACTCGTCGAGGATGACCACGAATCCCTGTATCTGTATGGTTGGGGACCTTCAGGACCGGTTTCGTCCACTTCGCACATCCACTCGCCGCCGGGCTTGACGGGTTTCTGATTTAGCATGGTCATACTCTGTCGAAGTGGTCGTACACTTTCTCCGTCGTCTGAATCGTTGCATGACGGAGCCGGTTCCGCACGTTGTAGAGAGTATTCCCATCCTCGTGGTTTAGCATTCGGTAGGCAACTGAGTGTCGCAGAGTATGCGGCGTCACGTCCGTTGGCTCTCCTCGACCCCGAACAGTATGCGGTTGGACTTTAGCGGCTTCTGCAGCCTGTCTCACAACGCCTCGTACGGCCTCAGTGGTCATCCGCTCCGATTGTAGCGAAGGAAACAGAGCTGGCGAGGCTTTCCATCTGTTACTGAGGTACTGGTCAAGGACTCGGGTCGTTTCCTCTGCCAGCTCTATCTCGGTGTACGTTGGAGACCCGTCAGTGGGGTAGTCTTTCTGAAGGCCGGCGGGAAGGCCTAATACTCCTTCATCCATGTCAAGATGCTCTGTGTCAACTTGCATGCCTTCGCCGACTCGGAGCCCTGTATCATACAGAAATTGTATGAGTGAGTCATTTCGCTGTTTGAGTACACTGCGGGAATCTCTGACGATGTGGTTCCGCATAGCTTCAACCTGTTCGGGCTTCAGCCATACAGTCGCCTGTTGTTTGGAATCCGTTGATGGTGGCATACTGGGATACACCCTACATAAAGCGCCGTCGCCTCTCCCGGCTTATACTTTGGAGTCCATTAACAGTGCCCCAAACGCATATATTGAGTTGGTTGAATCAGTTGAGACATGAGTAAATACAGAGAAGCGGTAGAGAAGATGATCGACTTCGTTCATTTTTTGGAAGACCAGTCACTTCAGATTCCTCGCAAGGAAATTACGGGGAAGATAGGAGAATGGATGGTGATGGATAAGCTCATCCAGCAAGGATACACTCCCACGTTCAAGGCAAAACAACATGAAGTCGACATTGTTCTGAGCGATGGATGTGGCGTAGAAGTCAAGTCCTCAATATTCAACGACGATAAGAGCGCATGGTTGTTCGATGGTGTCAAAGTGAAGAAGTTCGATTACTTGATTTGCGTAAGACTGGCAGATGATTATTCAGAAGCCGAATACTTCGTATTCACCTCAGATGAGGCAGGCCAGATTCCATACAAGACCGCTAAGCAAGACAAGCGACGCCTCAAAATCTACGACGACATCAGTCGAATCAGACCGGGTGAAATGCGAGACATAAACAAGAAGCTAGAAGAGTTTCACCAAGCATGGCAGAAACTCCCTTCTACCTAAGAAGGACTACTCCCGGTTGAGATAGACTATCCTTCAGAACATGGTGTCCTGCATGGTTGCCCTGATAGCTGATTCGAGGAGCGACAGCGGCTTCTTTCGCTTGTGTTTGTACAGGCCATTATCATGGACATGGCTTGTCTTCATCCGCTGATTCGCCAGACTTCTGCGAGTCATACGCTTCGAGAGTAACTACCCGAACCACTTCCAAAGAAGCCACAGTAACCATCACGCTACCTACATTTACGTTGGAGGCCGACGTTCATTCTACCGACACGAGGTGACTACGACGCCAACGGTAAGAATGGTCGATTCACACGAGCTGATCCCAAGAACGGCCCGTGTGGTTGATCGATGCTTGAACTCCTGAGGCAAAGCCCCAGCAGGCTGTACTAAGCCATCATCGGCTATAGTGCTTGGTCCTGCTGTGTACCCTTGAGTATGAACTACAACGAATAGAAACTTGCAACAATCAAATACTAAGAGTTCGAAAACGCGCTGGTCAGCTACTCACCATGACCATGCGCCCGAGACGTATCGGTGGGAAGACATTATCGCTGAGGCCAACAATGACGCACTACCTGATGGCAATGCGTTCAAGACAGCCGTCATCGAGACGATGACCGACCGTCGGGATATCCAACCTGAAACTGCCTCGAACGTTATCGGACACGCGATCCACCTCCAACTGCTCGGTGAAATCGACAGCGAACCTATCGTCTACCTAATCGGGTGCCTTGGTGATACAGATGAGTGAGAAACACCCCGAAATAACAGATGCACTAGACTCTACTTGGAGCTATTCGACCAACGAGGAGAGCGACAATCTCGGTGATTCCGCCGAAAAAACTGCCAATGGAGATATATCACCGTCCTTCGATACCATCCGGACGACGGTATTGGACGAGTTTGACGACCGCATCTGGTTGGCTCTTGAAGGAGTGCTTTCAGCACAGGCCACGCTCCTGCTCGCCGACGTTGAGGCATGTACTGGTATCGTGATTACGGGAGCGAGTGGAACGGGTAAGACTACCCTGCTTCGCTTCATCGAGGACATGACCTACGACGGCGAGGATCTCGTGTACAAGTGCGATGATTTCACTCACGCCGCTTTTGTGAGCCATGATACGTCCAAAGATGAAGAGGAGCTGGCCGAGATCGACTTACTACCCCAAATTCAGAATTTGACTTTGGCCGCGATGGACATGAACACGTGGTTCTCGGGAAGTGAAGAGAAAGTCAAGAAAAACCTATCATATTTCGCGAGAGTGATGGATGGCAACGGCCTCACTCGAAACACAGGGGGCCACGGCCAACGTGGCTACGAAGGTGACTATCGGTTTGTACTCGCAGGCGCGACCACTCCCATTCAGTCTCGCGTCTGGGACGTAATGGGCAACGTCGGTAACCGGCTGCTGTTCCACGAAATGCCACGCAAGGACAATCTCGAGGCAGTGACGGATGACGTATTTGGAGACACCGAGTACAAAGAGAAGGTAGCGAGATGCCGGTCGGTCGTGGGGAGTTTCATGAAGGAGCTGTGGCAGACCCACGGCGGATACGGCAGTGTCTCATGGCAAACAAAAGCAAGTAACGAGGTACAGGAAGCTATCGCGTACCTCGCAAACCTGGTCAGCCATGCTCGAGCGCCTGTTGAGCAAGTGGGCGGGCAGGTCGAACCCCAACGTGAAGGTGCCCATCGAG harbors:
- a CDS encoding tyrosine-type recombinase/integrase; this encodes MDDWIDRHLERVKAKKAESSYETHYSNLKNFNCWLENQDERLTELRTLDLEDYFLEQMEQGYAPNTIASRYESVRALFNRLSGRFEAIEENPFEDLERKEFVEKDTKKHNNADLVYVTPDEKEAMCENAPAPRLRNELIIRLMWQTGIRKVELNEIELDDLDREERRIEVWSNKSKEWRSVFYQPSLDILLDQWLDNGHRDSYMPAASSPYLFVTERSEQLHDSTVTDKVVKPAAEAAGIQEVMYQDQGGCKRYRVTPHALRHGHAVTALKSDIDVRRVQQHLGHSSLDITMEYLQFIDEDVKEAYDRFGRKD
- a CDS encoding DUF2321 domain-containing protein codes for the protein MADYEPMQVCAENGHQITVYYDSQPTTRQDFCEQCGSETIHQCPECDSIIRGNYQVDGVAGSFDKDVPSYCHGCGEAYPWVQQS
- a CDS encoding DUF429 domain-containing protein gives rise to the protein MSSGRDRIFGIDFSGSKRPGRSIWITEGKIQNKNLDIIDCQPASDRFNKSTRDDVYQELRNLVKSHPAAVFGFDFPFSLPEPIVNHVISWPQHLADLEKRLANKSAKEFRKNCVGRATVKSGQSGYLRRETDWRYGGQCPYQPQLQSQTFYGQKDLLRPLITNQEAKALPMQNRSNNHPWLIEVYPAATLSALGLYRQGYKNHPESSDRRAENINGLRSHGAQISKSVADKARKSDDAHDSITAAVATFRAYLDGFPVANRGADIEGQIFP
- a CDS encoding tyrosine-type recombinase/integrase → MPPSTDSKQQATVWLKPEQVEAMRNHIVRDSRSVLKQRNDSLIQFLYDTGLRVGEGMQVDTEHLDMDEGVLGLPAGLQKDYPTDGSPTYTEIELAEETTRVLDQYLSNRWKASPALFPSLQSERMTTEAVRGVVRQAAEAAKVQPHTVRGRGEPTDVTPHTLRHSVAYRMLNHEDGNTLYNVRNRLRHATIQTTEKVYDHFDRV